One genomic window of Pieris rapae chromosome 15, ilPieRapa1.1, whole genome shotgun sequence includes the following:
- the LOC110992259 gene encoding ATP-binding cassette sub-family G member 4 isoform X1, producing the protein MDLEIGRDSICLDDGQYMAFSDIVYEIKPSLGRSWFKKNGQKQTILNGAVGAIRPGRLTYILGPSGAGKTSLLKILAGRKKTGVSGTVVGAGSDIVLVQQHAALIDTLTAKETLLFAAALKLPNATRYERNYIIETVTKQLGINDTFNTRAGKLSGGERKRLTIACELLTNPHIMLLDEPTSGLDSVSSMSVAQSLRAVTNSGHTVACVIHQPSSQLFASGDDVILLAAGRTLYAGAISDLPDSLNRAGFICPHYYNLADFILEIASGEHNGNKEILEMEAKVYALDMKKIAEGSVQQTNGKDKSPESVALLNTNSSFESKGYLAGFGQQMRALLWRGYLGVLRDVHLTQIRLVTHFLVALLLGALYNGAGQDGGRTVSNTGCLFFFLLFLYFSNAMPTIHRFPVEASVILQEHLNKWYCLSTYCATKIIVDFPIQLLCATVFVFPAWYLTSQPLEVDRLGLAWLICVLVTILAQTFGLVIGAACDVELGLFVIPAANIPMLMFSEFFIPYKEMPSYLQPFALISYFRYAFDAFMQTVYGFGRSKLPCYKIICLFRDPKYYLNYLGLTGNFVNDVLALIIWTLLLQLTLICVLKYRVYKACK; encoded by the exons ATGGACTTGGAAATAGGGCGAGACTCTATATGCCTGGACGATGGACAATATATGGCGTTTTCTGATATTGTGTACGAGATAAAACCCAGTTTAG GAAGATCATGGTTTAAGAAAAATGGACAAAAACAGACGATACTCAATGGTGCAGTTGGTGCTATTCGACCAGGGCGATTGACATACATCCTGGGTCCTTCAGGAGCAGGCAAGACATCTCTTCTCAAAATATTGGCAGGAAGGAA GAAAACCGGTGTTTCCGGAACTGTCGTCGGAGCAGGAAGTGATATAGTATTAGTCCAACAACATGCTGCCCTCATCGATACCTTGACTGCTAAAGAAACCCTCTTATTTGCAGCCGCTTTAAAACTACCCAACGCCACTCGTTATGAACGTAACTATATT ATAGAAACAGTAACAAAACAACTGGGCATCAATGACACGTTTAATACAAGAGCTGGCAAACTTTCTGGTGGGGAACGAAAACGACTAACTATAGCTTGCGAATTGCTCACAAATCCACATATAATGTTACTGGACGAACCTACAAG TGGTCTGGACTCAGTATCTTCGATGTCAGTAGCTCAATCTTTACGTGCAGTAACCAACAGTGGCCATACAGTAGCCTGTGTTATTCATCAGCCTTCCTCCCAACTATTCGCATCCGGTGATGATGTCATCCTATTAGCAGCTGGAAGGACGTTGTATGCCGGCGCCATATCTGATCTACCCGACAGCTTAAATAGAGCCGGTTTCATATGTCcgcattattataatttagcgGATTTTA ttttaGAAATAGCAAGTGGAGAACATAATGGCAACAAAGAGATTTTGGAGATGGAAGCAAAAGTATATGCATTggatatgaaaaaaattgccGAAGGAAGTGTACAACAAACGAATGGGAAAG ATAAGTCACCAGAATCAGTGGCACTGTTAAATACGAATTCGTCGTTTGAGAGCAAAGGATATTTAGCTGGGTTTGGTCAGCAAATGAGGGCATTGCTGTGGCGAGGTTACCTTGGAGTATTACGTGATGTGCATTTAACTCAG attcgATTAGTAACACATTTTCTCGTTGCACTTCTATTGGGTGCGCTATATAATGGTGCAGGACAAGATGGCGGAAGAACAGTGTCAAACACGGGctgtctatttttttttcttcttttcctgTATTTCTCCAATGCAATGCCAACAATACATAGGT TTCCAGTGGAAGCATCAGTAATTCTACAAGAACATTTGAACAAGTGGTATTGTCTATCGACGTACTGTGCGACTAAGATCATAGTGGATTTTCCTATTCag TTGTTATGTGCAACGGTGTTCGTATTTCCGGCTTGGTATCTGACGTCTCAGCCTTTGGAAGTCGATCGTTTAGGCCTTGCGTGGTTAATATGCGTACTGGTTACCATATTGGCGCAAACATTCGGCCTCGTGATTGGCGCAGCTTGTGATGTTgag TTGGGCCTCTTCGTGATACCAGCAGCGAACATTCCCATGCTGATGTTTTCAGAATTCTTTATCCCATACAAAGAAATGCCTTCATATCTCCAGCCATTCGCACTAATTTCCTATTTCCGTTACGCGTTTGACGCTTTTATGCAGACCGTATACGGTTTCGGTCGGTCGAAATTAccctgttataaaataatttgtttattccGTGACCCTAAATATTATCTCAATTATTTGGGTTTGACcggaaattttgttaatgatgTCTTAGCTCTTATTATTTGGACATTGTTACTACAGTTAACTTTAATATGCGTTTTGAAATATCGAGTTTATAAAGCATGTAAATAG
- the LOC110992259 gene encoding ATP-binding cassette sub-family G member 4 isoform X2, giving the protein MNTEIVVNDIQALNNVTAFTDISYEIKGRSWFKKNGQKQTILNGAVGAIRPGRLTYILGPSGAGKTSLLKILAGRKKTGVSGTVVGAGSDIVLVQQHAALIDTLTAKETLLFAAALKLPNATRYERNYIIETVTKQLGINDTFNTRAGKLSGGERKRLTIACELLTNPHIMLLDEPTSGLDSVSSMSVAQSLRAVTNSGHTVACVIHQPSSQLFASGDDVILLAAGRTLYAGAISDLPDSLNRAGFICPHYYNLADFILEIASGEHNGNKEILEMEAKVYALDMKKIAEGSVQQTNGKDKSPESVALLNTNSSFESKGYLAGFGQQMRALLWRGYLGVLRDVHLTQIRLVTHFLVALLLGALYNGAGQDGGRTVSNTGCLFFFLLFLYFSNAMPTIHRFPVEASVILQEHLNKWYCLSTYCATKIIVDFPIQLLCATVFVFPAWYLTSQPLEVDRLGLAWLICVLVTILAQTFGLVIGAACDVELGLFVIPAANIPMLMFSEFFIPYKEMPSYLQPFALISYFRYAFDAFMQTVYGFGRSKLPCYKIICLFRDPKYYLNYLGLTGNFVNDVLALIIWTLLLQLTLICVLKYRVYKACK; this is encoded by the exons atgaatacagAAATTGTCGTTAATGATATTCAAGCATTGAATAATGTTACTGCATTTACGGATATTTCCTATGAAATTAaag GAAGATCATGGTTTAAGAAAAATGGACAAAAACAGACGATACTCAATGGTGCAGTTGGTGCTATTCGACCAGGGCGATTGACATACATCCTGGGTCCTTCAGGAGCAGGCAAGACATCTCTTCTCAAAATATTGGCAGGAAGGAA GAAAACCGGTGTTTCCGGAACTGTCGTCGGAGCAGGAAGTGATATAGTATTAGTCCAACAACATGCTGCCCTCATCGATACCTTGACTGCTAAAGAAACCCTCTTATTTGCAGCCGCTTTAAAACTACCCAACGCCACTCGTTATGAACGTAACTATATT ATAGAAACAGTAACAAAACAACTGGGCATCAATGACACGTTTAATACAAGAGCTGGCAAACTTTCTGGTGGGGAACGAAAACGACTAACTATAGCTTGCGAATTGCTCACAAATCCACATATAATGTTACTGGACGAACCTACAAG TGGTCTGGACTCAGTATCTTCGATGTCAGTAGCTCAATCTTTACGTGCAGTAACCAACAGTGGCCATACAGTAGCCTGTGTTATTCATCAGCCTTCCTCCCAACTATTCGCATCCGGTGATGATGTCATCCTATTAGCAGCTGGAAGGACGTTGTATGCCGGCGCCATATCTGATCTACCCGACAGCTTAAATAGAGCCGGTTTCATATGTCcgcattattataatttagcgGATTTTA ttttaGAAATAGCAAGTGGAGAACATAATGGCAACAAAGAGATTTTGGAGATGGAAGCAAAAGTATATGCATTggatatgaaaaaaattgccGAAGGAAGTGTACAACAAACGAATGGGAAAG ATAAGTCACCAGAATCAGTGGCACTGTTAAATACGAATTCGTCGTTTGAGAGCAAAGGATATTTAGCTGGGTTTGGTCAGCAAATGAGGGCATTGCTGTGGCGAGGTTACCTTGGAGTATTACGTGATGTGCATTTAACTCAG attcgATTAGTAACACATTTTCTCGTTGCACTTCTATTGGGTGCGCTATATAATGGTGCAGGACAAGATGGCGGAAGAACAGTGTCAAACACGGGctgtctatttttttttcttcttttcctgTATTTCTCCAATGCAATGCCAACAATACATAGGT TTCCAGTGGAAGCATCAGTAATTCTACAAGAACATTTGAACAAGTGGTATTGTCTATCGACGTACTGTGCGACTAAGATCATAGTGGATTTTCCTATTCag TTGTTATGTGCAACGGTGTTCGTATTTCCGGCTTGGTATCTGACGTCTCAGCCTTTGGAAGTCGATCGTTTAGGCCTTGCGTGGTTAATATGCGTACTGGTTACCATATTGGCGCAAACATTCGGCCTCGTGATTGGCGCAGCTTGTGATGTTgag TTGGGCCTCTTCGTGATACCAGCAGCGAACATTCCCATGCTGATGTTTTCAGAATTCTTTATCCCATACAAAGAAATGCCTTCATATCTCCAGCCATTCGCACTAATTTCCTATTTCCGTTACGCGTTTGACGCTTTTATGCAGACCGTATACGGTTTCGGTCGGTCGAAATTAccctgttataaaataatttgtttattccGTGACCCTAAATATTATCTCAATTATTTGGGTTTGACcggaaattttgttaatgatgTCTTAGCTCTTATTATTTGGACATTGTTACTACAGTTAACTTTAATATGCGTTTTGAAATATCGAGTTTATAAAGCATGTAAATAG